The sequence ACCTCGACGCGGCACTCGTCGACCTCGAGGAAGAAATCGCCGCGATGGACCCCGACGACCCCGCCTACGGCTACTACCGGGGTCGGTTGCTCGAGGTGCGCAACGCCGAGCGAGCGGTGGGTCGGCTCCGCGATCAGGGCGAGGACGTCCTCGCGGGGCTGGGCGAGGCTCACGACCTGCTCCACGAGACGTTCCCGATCGAGGAGTAACATGGCCGACAGCGCTGACACCGAGGTTCCCCCGAGCCGCGACGCGGAGGCCGAGACGGCGGATCTGGCCACTCGCTCGCTCGGCGAGATCGATCCCGCCCGGAGCCGCCACTCCTGGACTCGATCCGGTGTCTCCCTCCACGACGACCTCATCGTCGTCGGCCAGTGGGACGGCACCGTCACGGCCCTCGAGGCGGACTCGCTCGAGGCTCGCTGGACGGTTTCCCACCCGGACCGTCCGGTCGGGATCGCGACGCTCCCGGGGACTGGCCCGGGTGGCACCGATACGATCGTCGTTGCGGGGCGTGGTGACCGCGGAACGATCGCTGCCTACGACGGCGAAATGGGGGATCGACTCTGGACCTTCGACACGGCCGCCGACGTCGGCGAGGCGACGAGAGAGTCGATCTTCTATCTGCCGTACGTGGTCGGACTCGAGTCGGCCGGGTCGGCTGGCGACGAGGACCTGCGTCTCTACGCCGCGGCGCGTCGGTACGAACGCGACGGGCAGACCCGTCGCTGGCACAGCACCGTCTACGCGTTCGATCCCGACGGCTCGGTCCGCTGGCGTTACGAGACCGACGCCTCGCCGATCGCGCTCGAGCTCGACCCAGCGGGCGAGCGACTGGCCGTCGGCTACAACCGCTGTATGGGCGATCACGACACCGGACTCGTCGTCCTCGAGGCCGACACCGGCGACCTCGTCTGGACGTGGGACCCGGGGACCGAGGGCGACCGCCGCGTCGGGGACGTCTCCTACGTCGGCGAGACGCTCGCGGTGGCGAGCCACGGCGACAAGCGCGGCTACCTGCTCGGCCCCCGCGGCGACGAACGCTGGCACGTCGACCTCGCCGTCGAGACCAAAATCGACGAGGAGATCCTGTACGCCTACCCGAACCACGTCCACGCGCTCGACGACCGGGTGGCGTTCGTCACCGGAAACACCTACGCGCTCGAGGGCCGGGAAACCGAGGGCCTGCACCCGAACGAACACCAGTTGATCGTCGTCGACGCCGACGGCGAGCCGTGCTGGGACGCCGACGTCGGTGGGTTCGTCCACGGACTCGCCGCAGACGGTGCCCGACTCGTCGTTCCCAGCGCCCAGCACTTCCGCGTCCGAGATCCGGAGACGCACGCGGTCTACACGTTCGACCTCGAGACCGGTGCGTGCGACCGTCTCGACTTCGAGGGTGCACCGACGGCGGTCGCGCTCGAGGACGGGGCTACCGCGGTGGTCGAGGAACCCGTTGCCTACCACGACCGCGAGGGGACGCTGGGTGCATATACGCTTCACGTCGGCCGGATCGAGTAACTCCTCTCTGCCGTCCTGACGCCGGTGTTTTCCACCTGTGATATCCTGGTGCGCCCGCCGCTCGAGCGGTCGCACACGCAAGGCCAACCCCCACAACGCTGACTCGCGTTACGTTTTCCCGAACTGACAATGGAGCGAGAACGTGAACGCTCCGGTGAGTGTTCATCGATCCCGAACGCCCGACTGGCGGAGTACGGTGGGGATCGCGAGGGGACGGACGCTCGAGTACTCACCGACGGCGGTCAGGCACAGCTCGACGAACCCGACGACGACAGCGAGGAGGTCGACGAAGACGCCGAAAGCCCCGAAGCCGAGGCGGAAGACGAGTCAGCGGATCAGGAGGCCGAGAGTGACGAAGCGAAAGCGGAGGCTGAAGAGGCTGAAGAAACCGAGGAGGGGAAAGCGGAGGCCGAGGAGAGTGCTGAGGGCGACGAAGACGAAGCGGAGGCCGAGAGCGACGAAGGGGAGACGGAAGGTGCTACCGAAGAGGAAGACGAGGAAGCTGAACAGGCCCACGAAGCGGAGGACACTGAAGACGTCGAAGCGGACGAAGAAGACGAGACGGAAGCAGTCGAAGAGGAAGCGGAGGAGGAAGCCGGTGAAGCAGGCGAAGAAGATGCTGAAGAGACCGCCGAGGAACCGGGCCACGACGTCGAGGACGCAGATCAGGTCTACCAGAGCGGCGAGACCGCCGGCGTCGCCCACCTCGACCTCGAGGGGCTGTTCCTCGACGTGCTCGGCCTCGAGGTCAACCTGAACGAGGTGACCCTCGACGTCTCCGCCCGGCCGGGGGAGAACAACTTGCTCGGGAACCTGTTGTCTGCCGTCACGGGACTGCTCGACGAGGGGAGTTCGATGCTCGAGAAAGTGAAGGCCTTGCTCTCGAAGCCGGCCGAGTGGGTCAGCGGGGTGCTCGAGCGACCGCGGGAGCTCCTCGGGACCCTGGTCCGGTCTCCCGGGCAGTTCCTCGCGGGGCTGTTCGGGTTCGAGCCGGAGGCCGTCGACGTCGGGGCGCTGGGTGACGAGCAAGCGGACGAGGAGGAAGCCGAGGGCGAGCCTGCCGACGAGGAGGCGGATGCCGAGGAGGGCGACGAGGAAGCCTCGCCGGGACGGATTTCGGCTGCCGTCGCCTGGTTGAAGGAGAAACTCGTCTCCCTCGTCCCCGGGTTACCGGTCGAGGACCTCCTCGCGACGATCATCCGTGAAACACTCCGGACGCTCGTCGACACCCTCGAGGAATCCATGACCGAAGCGGGCGACGAGCAGCAACAGGAAGGCGAGCCAGCGGAGGCTCCGGCATGAGCGACGAGACACTCGCCCAGCGGATCGACTACGAGGCGATCGCAGACAGCGTCGATACCGACGACCTGCTCGAGGGGACCCAGTGGGAAGACGAGGTCGACGAGGAGACTCCCCTCGGTGCGGTTCTCGGTGCCCAGATCGGGACGGTCGTCGGCCGAACGGTCGGCGAGTCGCTCGGCCGATCGGTTGGTGACCTGGTCGTCGAGGAGGTCCTCCAGCCGGACGAGTCCGAAGACGAGGACGTCGAGGCAGACGACTCGGCTGACGAGTCCGAAGACGACGACCAGGACGGGGACGGTGATTCGGACGCCGACGACGAGGAGGCGGAATCAGCCGAGTCCGAAGACGAGGCGGACGCCGACACAGCGGATGGCGAGGCAGATACCGAGAGTGAGGACGACGAATCCACAGCGGGCGAGGAGGTTCGAGCGCACGACCAGGACCAAGAACAGACCGACGACTCCAGCCAGGAGGACTGATACGTGCCCACCTTCGACTCACCGATCGTCTCTCGAAGTCGTCCAGCGGCGGTCGAGATCACTCGCTCGAGGTGGCGACGATGAGTGCCGATGCAGACGCCGACAGTGGTACCGACGGCGGCGACGACCTCACGCAGCTGATCACCAGCGAAGTCGGGAACCAGCTCGAGGTTGGTGACCTCCTCGGGAACGGCTCGATCGGCAATGCGATCGACGGTGGCGAGGTCGGTGCGACGGTCGGCCGCCGGGTCGGCGAACGCGCCGGTCGCGCCCTCGGGCTTGCTGTCGGTCGGGAGGTCCACCACGCGATTTCGTCGACGCTCGAGCGCGATCCGTCGCTCGACGAACTGGTCTCGAACGTTCTCGAGGCGGTCAAGACGGCGCTCACGGAGGCGCTTCGAGAGGCGATCACCGGACCTGCGGCCTCGCTCGCCGAGGGCGTCGGCAGCGAGAATCTCTCGGGACTGCTCGAGGAGGCTGCGTCGACGACGGCGGACGAGGAGGGTGGTGAACCGGAATCCGCAGACGAGGACGGTGACGAAGACGGGGTGGAAGAGACCGTCGACGACGAAGACGAATCGATGGAGGACGACGAGGATGCTGCTGAAGACGAGGTGGATGAGACAGCGGACGACGGTGAAGCAGACGAGGGAGACGAAGACGAAACGGGTGAAACTGGTGACGAATCCGGTGACGAAGAGGCTGACGATCAATCGACTGACGAAAGCGACGAGAGCGACGAGGGATCAGGCGCTGACAGCGCCGAGGTTGACGAGAGCGGCGACGAAGGCGACACCGGGGAGGAATCGGACGAGTCGGAGTCGGCTCCCGACGCGGCAGACCTCGAGTCACTGCGCCGGGAGACGCTCGAGGACTTCCTCGGCGTTCTCTCCTACGAGGACCTGCAGTCGATCGCGAAGGACGTCGACGTTACGGCGAACCTCAGTCGCGAGGAAATGACCGACCGGATCGTCGAAACGGTGACGGACGAGGCTTCGGGAGAGACCGAGTCGGAAGACGGCGAGGAAGTCGCACCCGAGTCCTGATACTGGATCGGCGATGGTCCGGTTCCAGTGTCGATCCCGGTCACGGCCGGTCTCGAGTCCGGCCGACCTGCCTACGGAGGTAACTGAGCGACGATGACTGACCCACAACCCGAGGACGTCTCTGCCCTCCTGACCGACGCCGATCGAACCGCGCGAGGATTGCTCACCGGTGACGCCGAGTCCGATGCACTGCTCGAGCACGCCGAGGCAGCCGACGACCTCCTCGAGTCTGCCGACCCGGTGTCGGTGCTCGAGGCGGTCGGCCTCGAGACGCTTCCCGACGGAAGCGAACCGTCGTCGATCCCCGAGGCGATCGCCCGCGGGGACGAAGCGCACGTCGACGAGTTGCGGCGGTTGCTGCATCTCGCGAACCTCGCCGACAGCGATCGGGAAGGCGAGGTCGACGAGTCCGACGACGAGGCCGCTACCGAGGATCTCGAGGCCAGCGTCGCGGCCGTCCGGGAGACGGGTGCCCACGAACGCGTCGGCGAGGATGGTGACGACCAGGGGGACGCGAACGGCGCTGTCGACGCCGCCGAGGAACGCGATGCTGTCGACGACGATGCCGACGCGACTGCTGGCAACGGCGACGCAGACTCGACCATCGAGTCTGCCGTCCGCTCGACGCTCGAGGGGATCGACGCCGACCTCGAGGGGCTCAGCGATCGACTCGAGGCGGCTACCACGACGGACGACGATGACGGCGCCTCGACTGCGAGCGGCGACGAGGATCGAACCGACACGGACGCCGAGGCCGACGATGAGTGTGTCACAGACGACGAACCGACCGCAGAGCGCACCGACGAGCAGAACGCCGACGGGGACGACGGCCTTCTCGAGCCCGACCTGGACCCTGACATGGGGTCCGGCGATGGTATCGGGAGCGGCCCCTCGAGTGGTCGCGGCGTGGCCCGGCACTCGACGGTGGCGGCGTCACCCGCTGACCGGCCAGACATGCGTGGGCTGGCGCGGCTCTCCACGATGCCGAAGCGTGAGTGATCGAGAGATCGAACCACCGCCGACACTGTCGGTCTGTCCCAGCCGACGCTGATCGCTCGTTACTCGCCGCTCTGGTCGTCAACGAACAGTCGCACGCCCATCACCGGGATGAACAGGAAGAACGCGAGCAGACACGCCCCGACGAAGATCGCCTGGAAGAACTGCGGCGAGATCGACGGCGTCGAGATCCAGCTCGCGATGAGGACGCCACCGGCGATCGAGAGTGCGACGAGGATTCCGATGTCACGACGCTCGACGGGAACTTCCTCGGACATACCGGCTCTTCTCGCGGATAGTATATATGCTGACTGTACGACGCCGGCACAGCGGTCGCCGGTGAGAGACGTCTACACGGGAGACTGGGTCAGTACCACGGCGGAAGTGTGGGGAACTGACGTCGGAGGACGACGGTGACCGATTCCACCGAGCAGCATCGTCTCGTCTCGCCCCATCTCATCGTATCTCGTATCGTTGTGGTGATCCGATTCCCTCTTGACTGCACGCCGGTGTGTACCTGATCGCGAGCCCTGTCGGCGATCAGTGTATGAATTGGCACAATTGGATCAGCGGAACCTCCGGGTAGGCGAGTAGGATGTGAAACACTATCATATATCATGAACTTTTATGTACGAGTGGCCTGAAGGGGTGAGTACAGATGTCGGTCGTACACGTACGCGTCGCAGCATAATTTCGTCCGCAGACCAGTATCGCCGCTCGAGAGCACATCCGAAGCAGACCCCGACCGACATGAGTACCCGAAACGCACACACCCAGACCGACGCCGAACCGACTACCGACCAGCCTTCCAGCCGACCCGAAACCCGAACACAGATGCCTGCACAGACGACCCGGTCGACCACGCGACTCTCGGCCCGTGGCACCCAGTCCGCAGCCGCCAGCGCCCCCCGGACGTTCTCCCACGGGCACACCGACCGCCTGCAGAATCTCGTCGATCGCTGGAACGTCGCCTTCGCCGACTCGAAGGCCGAAACGCGAACGTAAGTCGGTTCGCAACTGTTAGTCCTCCGTAGCAAACTCCTCGAGCGACGGGACAACACCGAGTTCCTGAAAGAGACCGAGCGCGTCGTAATTCGTCCACATCTCGACGATCTCCTCGTCTTCGACGCGGTAGATCTCGACGCCCGACACCTCGACGTGATCGCCGGTCGGCTCGAGTCCCATGAACGACCCTTCGTGAGTGCCCCGTGCGGTATATCGGAGGGCGACCCGATCGTCGTCGGCGATTACATCTTCGACCTCGTACTCGACGTCGGGAAACGCCTCCCGGTACGATTCGACGTAGGATCGGTAGGCATCCCGATCCCGGGGATCGTCCGGTGCGGCCGGGTCGTGGAGGACGAACGAGTCGGCGAAAATGTCGTCGATCACCTCGAGGGAACCGTCGGTCCAGATTTCCTCGGGATCTCGTCGAACGAGTTCTGTGGGTGTCGTCATTTCAGTGTCACCTCTCGTGGTGCCGCGTCAGCGATCCCGTCTGACCGACGGGAGTGGACGGCCCACGTCCTACGACCGATCGAGTTGTAAACGTCGACCGTGAGAGCGCCGTGTAGCCCAGTCGGGCCAGTCACGGCCGTCGCCAGCAGGTACTTCCGATGGCCCGGTCTCTCGCGAACAGCAGAGACACCCCAGACTGCGCGGGGCTCTCCCCCGATCATCATCCAAACCGTCTTTGGAACGGCGACCGTACGCTCGAGTGGCCGATGACGACCCACCTGCTCCGAGCCGGACTCGGCACCCGGTGAC is a genomic window of Natrarchaeobaculum aegyptiacum containing:
- a CDS encoding PQQ-binding-like beta-propeller repeat protein, which codes for MADSADTEVPPSRDAEAETADLATRSLGEIDPARSRHSWTRSGVSLHDDLIVVGQWDGTVTALEADSLEARWTVSHPDRPVGIATLPGTGPGGTDTIVVAGRGDRGTIAAYDGEMGDRLWTFDTAADVGEATRESIFYLPYVVGLESAGSAGDEDLRLYAAARRYERDGQTRRWHSTVYAFDPDGSVRWRYETDASPIALELDPAGERLAVGYNRCMGDHDTGLVVLEADTGDLVWTWDPGTEGDRRVGDVSYVGETLAVASHGDKRGYLLGPRGDERWHVDLAVETKIDEEILYAYPNHVHALDDRVAFVTGNTYALEGRETEGLHPNEHQLIVVDADGEPCWDADVGGFVHGLAADGARLVVPSAQHFRVRDPETHAVYTFDLETGACDRLDFEGAPTAVALEDGATAVVEEPVAYHDREGTLGAYTLHVGRIE
- a CDS encoding DUF3209 family protein; this translates as MSCYELEALKLGLMNVLGVEDRHAREHAEKDLEGHLEGPIEALANAESFAAIERHLDAALVDLEEEIAAMDPDDPAYGYYRGRLLEVRNAERAVGRLRDQGEDVLAGLGEAHDLLHETFPIEE
- a CDS encoding ester cyclase is translated as MTTPTELVRRDPEEIWTDGSLEVIDDIFADSFVLHDPAAPDDPRDRDAYRSYVESYREAFPDVEYEVEDVIADDDRVALRYTARGTHEGSFMGLEPTGDHVEVSGVEIYRVEDEEIVEMWTNYDALGLFQELGVVPSLEEFATED